The proteins below are encoded in one region of Helicoverpa zea isolate HzStark_Cry1AcR chromosome 21, ilHelZeax1.1, whole genome shotgun sequence:
- the LOC124640982 gene encoding vesicle-associated membrane protein 2-like isoform X2: MAAEAGPAQTGLAPPEGETGPDGEIIGGPRTPQQIAAQRRLQQTQAQVDEVVDIMKTNMDKVLDRDVKLSELDDRADALQYGASQFEQQAKSLKNKFWLQNLKMMIIMGVIGIVIIGLLFVRYRGTSTVTAPPPIAPGNNTVTTNTNH; encoded by the exons AT GGCTGCCGAAGCAGGTCCCGCTCAGACCGGGCTGGCGCCCCCAGAGGGCGAGACGGGCCCCGATGGCGAGATCATCGGAGGGCCCCGCACGCCGCAGCAGATTGCAGCCCAGAGGCGGTTGCAGCAGACGCAGGCGCAAGTTGATGAG GTGGTGGATATCATGAAAACAAACATGGACAAGGTGCTGGACCGAGATGTGAAACTATCAGAACTTGACGACAGAGCAG ATGCCCTGCAGTATGGCGCGTCACAGTTTGAGCAACAAGCCAAAAGTTTGAAGAACAAGTTCTGGTTACAAAATCTTAAG atgatgataataatgggAGTGATCGGGATCGTTATAATAGGCCTACTATTTG TTCGGTACCGAGGAACGTCGACTGTGACGGCCCCACCACCGATCGCACCCGGCAATAACACTGTGACAACAAATACTAACCATT aG
- the LOC124640982 gene encoding vesicle-associated membrane protein 2-like isoform X1: MAAEAGPAQTGLAPPEGETGPDGEIIGGPRTPQQIAAQRRLQQTQAQVDEVVDIMKTNMDKVLDRDVKLSELDDRADALQYGASQFEQQAKSLKNKFWLQNLKMMIIMGVIGIVIIGLLFVRYRGTSTVTAPPPIAPGNNTVTTNTNH, translated from the exons AT GGCTGCCGAAGCAGGTCCCGCTCAGACCGGGCTGGCGCCCCCAGAGGGCGAGACGGGCCCCGATGGCGAGATCATCGGAGGGCCCCGCACGCCGCAGCAGATTGCAGCCCAGAGGCGGTTGCAGCAGACGCAGGCGCAAGTTGATGAG GTGGTGGATATCATGAAAACAAACATGGACAAGGTGCTGGACCGAGATGTGAAACTATCAGAACTTGACGACAGAGCAG ATGCCCTGCAGTATGGCGCGTCACAGTTTGAGCAACAAGCCAAAAGTTTGAAGAACAAGTTCTGGTTACAAAATCTTAAG atgatgataataatgggAGTGATCGGGATCGTTATAATAGGCCTACTATTTG TTCGGTACCGAGGAACGTCGACTGTGACGGCCCCACCACCGATCGCACCCGGCAATAACACTGTGACAACAAATACTAACCATT ga